One window of Lacerta agilis isolate rLacAgi1 chromosome 14, rLacAgi1.pri, whole genome shotgun sequence genomic DNA carries:
- the CSGALNACT1 gene encoding chondroitin sulfate N-acetylgalactosaminyltransferase 1, which produces MVRRGIVAWLPRVVLLLVVLCCAVSVLYMLACTPRGDSQQLAFPRVNSPTGKEEYQSILQEREEHHWDYVGSLKRQIAELKDELQERSEQLKNMQGHGTDSLGVGIDQRDPEKPHKAISQFLHSQVDKAEVHTGVKLPNEYAAVPFESFTLQRVYQLEMGLTRHPEEKPVRKDKRDELAEAIELGLETLNSPERSSNTNRRAYSPSDFIEGLRRTERDKGTLYELIFKGGKAYEFERIVLFRPFGPIMKVKNENLNMADTLINVIVPLAKRASKFRQFMQNFREMGIEQDRRVHLTIVYFGKEQMSEVKGILENTSRSANFKNYTFIQLNEEFSRGKGLDVGARFWKGSNVVLFFCDVDIYFTAEFLNTCRLNTQPGKKVFYPVLFSQYNPGLIYGHHDSIPPVQQQLVIKKETGFWRDFGFGMTCQYRSDYINIGGFDLDIKGWGGEDVHLYRKYLHSNLIVVRTPVRGLFHLWHEKHCLDELTPEQYKMCIQSKAMNEASHGQMGMLFFRREIEAHRRKQKASHRKS; this is translated from the exons ATGGTTCGCCGAGGGATCGTGGCATGGCTCCCTCGGGTGGTCCTCCTGCTGGTGGTCCTCTGTTGTGCGGTGTCCGTGCTCTACATGCTGGCCTGCACCCCGCGAGGTGACAGCCAGCAGCTTGCCTTCCCCAGAGTCAACAGCCCTACGGGAAAAGAGGAGTACCAGTCGATCTTGCAGGAAAGGGAAGAGCACCACTGGGACTACGTTGGCAGCCTGAAGAGGCAGATTGCAGAGCTGAAGGATGAGCTCCAGGAGAGGAGCGAGCAGCTGAAGAACATGCAAGGCCACGGCACGGACTCGTTGGGAGTGGGGATAGACCAGCGGGACCCAGAGAAGCCCCACAAAGCCATCTCGCAGTTCCTGCATTCCCAGGTTGACAAAGCGGAAGTGCACACGGGGGTGAAGCTGCCCAATGAGTATGCCGCGGTGCCCTTTGAGAGCTTCACCCTGCAGAGAGTGTACCAGCTAGAGATGGGTCTGACTCGTCACCCCGAGGAGAAGCCGGTGCGGAAGGACAAGCGAGATGAGCTGGCAGAGGCTATTGAGCTGGGCTTGGAGACTTTGAACAGCCCAGAGAGAAGCAGCAACACAAACCGCCGGGCCTATTCCCCCTCTGACTTCATAGAAG GCCTTCGCAGGACGGAAAGAGATAAAGGCACCCTGTACGAATTGATATTCAAGGGAGGCAAAGCATATGAATTCGAGCGAATTGTCCTATTCAGACCGTTTGGCCCCATCATGAAAGTTAAGAACGAAAACCTCAATATGGCTGACACCCTTATCAATGTCATAGTCCCGCTGGCTAAAAGAGCCAGCAAGTTCCGGCAATTTATGCAGAATTTCAG GGAAATGGGCATAGAGCAGGACAGGAGAGTTCACCTCACTATCGTTTACTTTGGGAAAGAACAAATGAGCGAGGTCAAAGGAATCCTTGAAAACACATCCAG ATCAGCCAACTTCAAGAATTATACCTTCATCCAGCTGAACGAAGAGTTCTCAAGAGGGAAAGGCCTGGACGTGGGTGCGCGGTTTTGGAAAGGAAGCAACGTTGTCCTCTTCTTCTGTGACGTAGATATATACTTCACAGCAGAATTCCTCAACACATGTAGACTGAACACACAACCAG GGAAGAAGGTGTTTTACCCAGTTCTTTTCAGCCAGTATAACCCAGGCTTAATTTATGGACACCACGATTCCATTCCACCTGTACAACAGCAGTTG GTTATAAAAAAGGAGACTGGGTTTTGGAGagactttggttttggaatgacTTGCCAATACCGCTCTGATTATATCAACATTG gaGGATTTGATCTCGACATaaaagggtggggaggagaagatgTACACCTGTACCGCAAATACCTCCACAGCAACCTCATTGTGGTCAGGACGCCTGTCCGGGGCCTCTTCCACCTCTGGCATGAAAAGCACTGCCTGGACGAGCTGACCCCGGAGCAGTACAAAATGTGCATTCAGTCCAAGGCCATGAACGAAGCCTCTCATGGCCAGATGGGGATGTTGTTCTTCAGGAGGGAGATCGAGGCTCATCGGCGCAAGCAGAAAGCAAGCCATAGGAAGTCTTGA